From one Novipirellula galeiformis genomic stretch:
- the polA gene encoding DNA polymerase I, producing the protein MADTTSNLFPGDKKLYLLDGMALTYRAHFALVRSPRFTSGGICTSAFFGVLNTVLDLIRREQPTHIAVAFDTPEPTARHKAFPEYKAQRDQMPEDIAKQLPLIDQLFKALNIYSIRMPGYEADDVIGTLAHQAQAKGFQTFMVTPDKDYDQLVTEDVFVYKPGRKGGDAEIVGVKEVLAKWEIERVDQVIDILGLMGDASDNIPGVPGIGPKTAQKLIAQHDSIEGLYANVSQLKGKQKENIETNKDKALLSKSLVTIQLDVPHTADIDHFLWKSYDTPALKTLLTELEFDAIGKRVFGKSFSAASARANVVREKRENEIQATLFDEPVQEKTIQDVPHQYHTIHTAAERAELIAKLATQDSICFDTETTSLDPRSAFPLGIAFCFEPHSAYYVVCPYNPEQAHAVIDEFRPIFEDESIEKIGHNLKYDLSLLRWHGFDVRGKLVDTMLAHSMKEPEMRHGLDYLSTLYLGYKPIPTSDLIGPKGKEQKNMSEVEVERVAEYACEDADVTFQVAKVLRADLEAAGVSQVCYEVEFPLVRVLVDMEHEGIRLDSDALAEYSRTLSGEIEELQNQIFESAGHEFNIDSPKQLGVVLYEEMELEKNPKKTATGQYSTREAELERLSGKHPIIRDVLEYRGARKLKSVYVDQLPQAVNPKTGRLHTHYSQTWTATGRIQSNDPNLQTIPVRKQRGREIRAAFVPRDENHLLLSADYSQIELRVMAELSGDEAMLEAFISGEDIHTVTASKVYKVDPADVTREMRDKAKTVNFGIIYGISGFGLQQRLNIPRAEANELIANYFEKYPGVQRYIDETIAFAKTHGYVATRTGRRRYIRDINSKSKTVVSAAERLAMNSPIQGTAADMLKLAMIRVHEALTEGDFKTKMLLSVHDEIVFDMPKTERETVMPVIEQAMKTAMPMSVPIVVEMGVGENWLEAH; encoded by the coding sequence ATGGCTGATACAACATCCAACCTGTTCCCTGGCGACAAAAAGCTTTACTTGCTCGATGGAATGGCGCTTACCTACCGGGCCCACTTTGCTCTGGTTCGCAGTCCAAGATTCACCTCGGGCGGAATCTGTACGTCGGCGTTTTTTGGGGTGCTGAACACGGTGCTCGATCTGATCCGCCGTGAGCAACCGACCCACATCGCGGTCGCCTTTGATACCCCCGAACCGACCGCCCGGCACAAAGCGTTCCCCGAATACAAAGCCCAACGCGACCAGATGCCTGAGGACATCGCGAAACAATTGCCCTTGATCGACCAATTGTTCAAAGCCCTCAACATCTACAGCATTCGGATGCCTGGCTACGAGGCCGATGATGTGATCGGCACGCTCGCACATCAAGCTCAAGCCAAGGGCTTTCAAACCTTCATGGTCACCCCCGACAAGGATTACGACCAACTCGTCACCGAAGATGTGTTTGTCTACAAACCAGGGCGCAAGGGAGGCGATGCGGAAATCGTCGGCGTCAAAGAGGTGTTGGCGAAATGGGAAATTGAGCGAGTCGACCAAGTCATCGATATTTTGGGATTGATGGGGGACGCCAGCGACAATATCCCCGGGGTTCCAGGCATCGGCCCCAAGACCGCACAAAAATTGATCGCGCAACACGACTCGATCGAAGGACTCTACGCCAACGTATCCCAATTGAAAGGGAAACAGAAAGAGAACATCGAAACCAACAAAGACAAGGCGTTGCTTTCGAAAAGCTTGGTCACGATCCAGTTGGACGTCCCGCATACCGCCGACATCGACCATTTTCTCTGGAAGAGTTACGACACTCCGGCGCTCAAAACGTTGCTGACGGAGCTCGAGTTCGACGCGATCGGCAAACGTGTCTTTGGCAAGTCCTTTTCGGCCGCATCGGCGCGCGCTAACGTGGTTCGCGAAAAACGCGAAAATGAGATCCAAGCGACGCTATTCGATGAACCGGTGCAAGAGAAAACGATTCAAGATGTGCCGCATCAATATCACACGATTCATACCGCCGCCGAGCGCGCCGAGTTGATCGCCAAGCTGGCAACGCAAGATTCGATCTGTTTCGATACCGAGACCACTTCGCTCGATCCACGCTCCGCCTTTCCGCTGGGGATCGCATTTTGCTTCGAACCTCATTCGGCCTATTACGTCGTTTGTCCCTACAATCCCGAACAAGCCCATGCGGTGATCGACGAATTCCGCCCTATCTTTGAAGACGAGTCGATCGAAAAGATTGGGCATAACCTCAAGTACGATTTATCGTTGTTGCGATGGCATGGATTCGATGTCCGCGGCAAGTTGGTCGACACGATGCTGGCGCACTCGATGAAAGAGCCTGAGATGCGGCATGGCCTCGATTACCTTTCGACGCTGTACCTCGGTTACAAACCGATTCCCACCAGCGATTTGATCGGGCCGAAGGGCAAAGAACAGAAGAACATGAGTGAAGTCGAAGTCGAACGCGTGGCCGAGTACGCCTGTGAAGACGCCGACGTGACCTTCCAGGTTGCCAAAGTGCTACGCGCCGATCTCGAAGCCGCTGGCGTCAGCCAGGTATGTTACGAAGTGGAGTTTCCGCTCGTCCGCGTGCTGGTGGACATGGAGCACGAAGGCATCCGGCTGGACAGCGACGCGTTGGCGGAGTACTCCCGCACGCTCAGCGGCGAAATCGAGGAGCTACAAAACCAGATCTTCGAAAGCGCCGGTCATGAGTTCAATATCGATTCGCCCAAGCAGCTCGGGGTCGTCCTTTACGAGGAGATGGAACTCGAAAAGAACCCTAAAAAAACAGCCACGGGCCAGTATTCGACGCGTGAAGCCGAACTCGAACGGCTCTCCGGAAAACACCCCATCATCCGCGACGTGCTCGAATATCGCGGCGCTCGCAAATTGAAGTCCGTCTACGTGGACCAGCTCCCCCAAGCGGTCAATCCCAAGACCGGGCGTTTGCATACGCACTACAGCCAAACCTGGACGGCAACCGGCCGCATTCAATCGAACGATCCCAATTTGCAAACCATCCCGGTCCGCAAACAACGCGGTCGCGAAATCCGCGCCGCCTTCGTGCCCCGTGACGAAAACCATCTGCTGCTCTCGGCCGATTATTCGCAAATCGAACTTCGCGTGATGGCCGAACTGAGTGGCGACGAGGCGATGCTAGAAGCCTTTATCAGCGGAGAAGACATTCATACCGTAACGGCTAGCAAGGTCTATAAAGTCGACCCCGCCGACGTCACCCGCGAGATGCGTGACAAGGCCAAGACGGTTAACTTTGGCATCATCTATGGCATCTCTGGCTTCGGTCTACAACAACGGCTAAACATTCCCCGCGCCGAAGCCAATGAATTGATCGCCAACTACTTTGAAAAGTACCCTGGCGTCCAGCGTTACATCGATGAAACGATTGCGTTTGCCAAAACGCACGGGTACGTGGCAACCCGGACCGGTCGACGTCGCTACATCCGCGACATCAATTCAAAAAGCAAAACGGTCGTCAGTGCTGCAGAGCGTCTGGCAATGAACAGCCCGAT